Genomic window (Rhododendron vialii isolate Sample 1 chromosome 4a, ASM3025357v1):
CTTCATACAACAGACACCTATTATACATACTTAATGCACCAAACATATATGGATTGACTAAGGCGTAGTAATATTTGCCAACAAAGAACGAAAATTGCATCAATCTGGCATTTTAAAAACATACTATGAAAATTGGTAGAGTGATGAAAATTGGCTCACAAAAGTAGAAAAGTGGAAATTGGCTCACAAAATTGACTATCGTGTGTACCACTTAGCTACACACTTGGGTAATTTCCATAGTGTGTTTTTTGAGCCAGTTTAtgtctttttttgcttttcttttgtgtgtttctttcttttagaTTGCTCATTATTTGATTAGTGGAGGTATCCATGTACCTCAGTGTAGCAAATTGAACATTATTGTGGATGAGGTATACGTTCGACGGAATGGGTACAAACACTCTTCCAGCATGTTGTCATTCTTGGCGGAGTTCATGTCTTGATATCTCTCCAAAGAGGAAAAGCAGATACAATAAACTACAATTAGACAGTAGCAAATAgccaaaaagagaaaacaaaaggtCCAACAAGTGAAGCTTATATCCTTCTGTACAATTTGCATGACAGTTTTTCTTTGACCCAAAATGCAAATGTGCTCTTGGTTTCCAAACTTGCAAAAGTACCTCGAACACATCAGCAAGAAAAGGAATGGTTGCATAGTCATTACTCTGTGACAAGATCATGCAAAATCCCTGCAGTAAAACAATAGCAAACAGAATAAGAATTTTTGATGCCACAAGCTATGACAGGGTCTCGACAAAAATTAAGCTCAATGACTGGAATAAtaccaatttttggtatttCCAATGCGCTCTGTCTTTTTTACACAACGATTTATTGTTTATAGAGTTTCTGATCAACTTGAATTTCGCtgcttctttttcattttttctttttagatcgTGATACCATTTGTCCACACTCGGATCTCTACTCTTTTATTCAGGCCGTTCACATTGTAGGGTTCGTCGAATAGAACGCATACGCAAAGCTCATGTTTATAGAGTTTCtgatcaacttgaattttgcGCGGATGTATTACTGTATAGTCTGTATTCACAAGCCCTACACCATGAATAGCTCGAATGACTAAGTGGGGATCTGGATGTGGGCAAACTGCAACCTCCTATTTCTGCAACAAAGCTTTGAAAGCCGAGTCGATAATATCTCCACTACTCGACTGTAACCGTTATGAGTTCTCTCCAATCGTCCATTCCAATTTCAAACAAAAGCCCAAATTCTCTTTAGGGCCTGTTTGATCGGCCTGATTAGACTATTTCTGGCATCGGAATGCACTCATTGGTGAAACAATTACATATTCATTTTTTCGGTAATTCATGTATTTGAatcagcttacgtgcaccttaACAATTACATATTAATTGGAACAATCAAACTAGCTTgtgggtattgctaatacccttACAATTAATCTGGTGACAGTCCTCATCCTATATGATTATTTACTCTGTCGTTTGTAATCCAACCAATCAAAACAGCCTCAAACTTTGGAAATTAGGGAACCTGCTGTTCCTTATGTGCTCTGACCCATCCGGGCCATCCAATTTCGACaatggatggctcagatttcatctcgaTAATGAACAAATGGACGGCTGAGATCTATTTGTTTGAGATGAAATCTGAGTCGTTTATTGCCAAAATATATGGTCCGGATGGAGTTAGCACACATTCTCAGACCCAGGAGCTCTAGAAAAAGTAGTAGGAGTCAGGTACAAGTAACCCTTGTTGATTAAAAGGTACAAGTAACCCTTTATTCCGAGGAAAAGTCCCAAAAAGTCTCACCTTTGATTGAATGAAGTAATGACCCTTAAAAATACAGGTATCTGCATAACCAGTCCACCAAGGCAAAGAACCCACATGGGTTAAGTACAGTAGTTTTGGTTACCCACATAACTAACCATTAATCAATCCATTGGCTCAATCAATCTCCTAAAACAAGTAGAGTAGGAGGAAGTGGGTAACCCATATTAACCCATCTCCATTTGACTCTCATTCCTCCCAAACTTCCCTATATAACTCTGCACTTTTCCCTCTTCCTTCCACAACATCACCAACAAACACTCTCTCCTTCCCCCAGCAGCAACAAATCGTAGCCCACTGCCATTTTCTTCAACAAATCCGACGACTCCCAATGGCTCGTCAAGCAATCGGTTTTGGCCTAGTCCTGGTTGCCGTATCGGTGCTGTGGGCTGGAGCAGCGGCTCAGTCGTCGTCGAGTTGTACCAATGCGTTAATAAACATGGCGCCTTGCCTCAACTACATAAATGGAAACTCCTCAAACCCCCCTTCGGGATGCTGCACGCAGCTGAGCAATGTAGTTGAATCGCAGCCTAAGTGCTTGTGTCAGGCCCTTAATGGTGGCGGCTCCCTTGGGATTACTGTCAATCAGACTCGGGCACTGGAACTTCCTAAAGTTTGCAAGGTTGAGACTCCATCCAGTAGCAACTGTAATGGTAAGGATGTGTTGCAAATGCTAGCTGTTCATCAACTGTCTTGTGATTACAGTCTAACAATGTTTCCTTCTGATTTCGGTATCAAAAAACAAGAGCCAGGCAAAAATGTGTTCCTTGCTAAGCCGTAATAAGCTTCTTCAAGTGGAAAACGATTTTCTGTTTTTCGAACGTGTAAATGTTTTCCAGACATAACGAGACCCACCAGTCTTCCTAACGCCACAACCATTGCCGATGCCACCACCCCACTAACATCTCCATTGCAGCTGGCATAACCAGGTCCACCACCACGGCTGCTGGGACCACCAACCCCACCAACTACCTCCCTGCCACCACCATGACTGCCATCACCAACCTTGTCACTACAACCACACCACCATCCCAACACCATATCAACCCTCATCATTAACAGCACTAGCAAGGAAAATCATTTGACATTTTCACATATGTTTTATGTTGGAATGCATTTTCCCTGAAACAAAACTAACTTATAATCATAACACCAAAATGCTAGACAACGAGGCCATGTATCTCTCTACTAACTTGTGACATCTCTACCTAAGCAGGTGCTTCCCCGACGGGCTCTTCCTCAGGAACACCAGCATCTCCAACCACAAAAACTCCAACTACATCACCTTCaggtaaaatgttttccttaaTTGACATGGATTGAATAGCTATATGGCAGTACGATCTCTTTTCCCTTTGCCATATGTTAGGGTGATATAGAACCATTTACATGTTGGCAGTTAAAAAAGCATCAGCCTACCATCTCTATAGAAAACTTTCAACCGTTCCAACGTATTATATGAAGTTCATGTTGCTTTTTACATTGATGTAGGAACTGGGTCAAAAGCTGTGCCATCAACAGACAGCAGCTCATCCCCTTCAGATTCGAGTTCTACAAAGATGACAGTTTCTCTGTCTTTTGTCCTCCTGTTCATTGCATCTTATTTTTCAACCTCCACAATTTGCTGAGTTTTCTCATCTGCCTGCGTTCCATCAGTCCAACATATACCCTATTATTTACATTGAATCCtatttaatttctctttttttcctaaataaaGGGTCCATACCATGGAACGTATATTTGTACTGTCATTCTTTGGCAACCTCCTTAGGGGTTGACGTGGTTTTGTACTACAGGGAGAGTTATTTTCCTCTTCCCTTCTCAATAAAGATGATTTCTAgtttattttttccaatttcagaCCAAGtaacaaagaaaataaggatTAACGTGGGAAAACATGGGAATATCTGAAACTTAGCAATGTGAAAAGCAATAATATCCTGGGGGATCGGCGCAATTGATAAACAAACTCGTTATATACCAAGTTGAACAACTTTTGTCATTTTCTATCAGAAACAACATTTGTGCCCAGGAATCGCAGAAGACAAGCATCCTGAAAAGCTGACGCGTCCCAGACAAAAGAAAAGGGATACATGATAAATAATTGTAGTTCAAAAAACttcacccaagacaaaccaagcaCACCGGCGTGGCAGCGTTCAACTACTTCTCTATACTCGCAAAGTTTCACTGTTCATGTCAGTCCTCCCGCATCGCATCAGTCGAAACAGCTATCAAAAGTCTCTCTTTTCACCTCGGCAGctgcaagcaatgtttatgcatgcaTGGAAGGCACTCAAATGCTGCTTTAAAAACCAACAGATCGGAAATGAAAATCAAGTGTGCATAAATAACCAGGAAAATTAAGTGTgcagagtgagtgagtgagtgacaGTTGCGACACTAAAAAAACGCAGTAGCAAGACAAGCACATCCAGTAGAACATAACTACTAAACAAAGGCATTTGTAAAATATATGACCCAGAGTATGCAGGAGTACtatgaataataatatattacaaaaaacaaacttaTAAGCTAATTAAATGGTGGATTGATTGTGGTTTAACCAACATTTGAAGTTGAACGCCAGTGCCCACATGAGATTCAATAGAGCTATTATAGCATAATTTAGAGATGAACAAGACAGTTAAATACAGACGCAGCAAGAAACAATCTTCAAACCACATCATGAAGCTAAATTTAGAAGATGAAAAAATAGAGACAGACAAATGGACTATTTTGCTCCCATTTTAGTATCCATATCACATGAAGATGACCTAGCTGTCCATGTGAGGAGCAACTAATCAATCCAAGTTATCCAACTACATCATcaagccaaacctacttggttaagagagggaagaagaggaaaatgagGATTGAGGGGACCCAACAACATCAGATTCATTCAAAATGAGCCTTAGCCTCAACTCAATCATGTAATACCCAACAATTCAAGTAGCTTTTCATTCCATCCTAAATGCCAAGATCTAGGAATTAGCTTACATTTGTTCTGCAGATGatctatttttctttgataGGCCAATTCTCACTACTTCCATATTGTAAACAAATACCCTTTTAGAGGGTCACAATTTCTGAGTAATCACCGCATATGAACACGAGTAGGATCTACACTGCTGTGAATTCAAATTCCCAATCCTGAACCGAATTGAGTATCTAAATGGTCCTTTTCATGGTCctcttaatttgtggccctctttgtgaaaaagagttaaaacatacaaaacaaaccctttgAATGTCTTTAAGGTGGTTGTATGCCATATCGTCTTTGTCAGTTTTGATTCACTCTCAAAATAAATCTCCCTTTTCTTGTTACGAATAATACTTAGCAAGAGAGAACTCTATTTTTGAGACTAAGGAGAAACTTAAACAAGAGATGGCATTTAACAATACTAAGACcttaaaaagtattttgaaccCTTCTGCAACAAGAAGGcggcaaaaaaaaagtcataattCAATTCAGCAAATCAAAAGTGAATCGAACAAATCACAAATTCGCTTCACTGATTCACAGCTATTTCCAATTCATGCAACCTAGCGAATCGTAAATCCTAAGATTTGGAAAACTATGGCTGAGACTGAAGATTCATCTAAAATGATCTTTGCAGCCTTTTGGGATTCTAGCTTGGTGCTTTGCCTGTCAAGTACTTTGGGACACCCAGCATTTCTACTAAACATACAGCTATTGCCTGTAAAAGTCTCCTTGATAAAGTTGACGCTAAAATTAGAGGCTGGGCTAACAAATATCTCTGTTAGCTGGTATACTTCAACTCATCAATTTATGTTCTTTAGCATTCAAGTCTACTGGACTATACACTTTGTCCTTCCTAGTTCAGTCTGTTTGCAATAGAAAAGCCCTCGGCATTTCCTCCAGACTGGGACCACATCTTACCATCATTCTAACAAAGTTCCTAGGGAACCCTGATGCTTATCTAGACGGTGGAATCATGCCTCTTTTCTCAGACACATCTGGGCCATCTGCCATCAGCATCAGTGACTGTGGGTTCAGTGGTGTCGCAAATATCTGATTGAAGGCAAATGTTGGACTAAGAGTTACCCTTCCGATTGTTCCTGGACCTGAAGGAAAGTTATTATGTGGAAAACCACTGCCAGGGCCTTCATAAAGCCACATTTGGAAATGGAAAGAACATCTATCTTTGGTTTGATAATTGGTTACCCCAGGGTCCTCTGATTGATTACTTTGGCTATAGGATTGTTGAAGCTTCTAGATTCCTCTTAACATCCAAAGTCTTAtcaatcaataatctacaatgCGCACTGAGCTTGGCCCATTCCCCTTTCTTTGCTCCCCACTATTCTAGAGCTGACAAGGTCCTGTGGGACATCTCCTCCTCTCCATCTATGTTCAATGCTGCTATTACCAGGAATGCTATCAGACTTCACTCTCCTACTGTAACTTGGCATAAACTTTTATTGCCTCCTACGTGCATACTGAGGCATAGTTTCATCCTTTGGATAGCTATACAAGGAAAGCTTCATGAAGGGGATATGTATAAAAGCTGTGGGGGCTTGACGACTCTGCTCTTGCCTCCTTTGCCAGCAAGAAGATAAACCCATTAATTACTTGTTCTTCGATTTCCATTCTCCACAATGATTTGGAACTAGATTTGTGATCTTAATCGCCAAAAGCTTAGTGGAAAATCTTTTTACAACTCTATTAGGATGATGCTTGAACTGCTATGTTTATCATATCTGGCGAAACCACAGGATTTCAGTAAAAATCCAGCAGTCTATAACCTCTATGTTGCATCAGATTCACTGCTATCAAAGGGTCCCAATTCTCTTCATCAAACTTTCTTCCCTTAATAAGCAGATTTTCTAACATTGACATAATTCCCTCAAGGATCTTCTCTGCTCCCAAGCTgttgttttggttcttttttattcttttttattgtaTCCTGTAACCAGGAAGTCACTCCTTCCTTTACTATTCTGTCATATGTTATTTTCAATGAAACTCAAATACCCAGGAAACAAAAAAGCAGCATAATCTTACTCATCAATGTAATGTTGCTGGTCAATGCAATTTGCAGCATAATCTTACTCATCAATTCAATGTTGATGGTCAATGGAGTTCAAAACTTGAGGATTTTGATGGCGAACAAATTATGACCAGTATTAAGAAGCGTAATAGCTATGGAGGTTAACGTGGTTTTTTCTCCCCTTTAAATGGTAGGGAAGAGTGAGAGGTACGGTGCTCTATGCACTATATGACTACATAGTCACAATCTCTTAGAACACTGACATGTACAAAGAAAGACTTTAAAACATATCCCATACCCCAGAAACCGCTCATAAAGTACATTGTCATAAGAAGGTGTAATATACATGATTGAGCCAAAAAAGACAAATTGAAACACTGACTATTAATTAAAATGAGGAAAAGAATGATCAATAAGGCCAGACTCCAGAGATATAGGAAACTGCGTCCACTGCAAGTTTTATTACGCGTATTGTGTCCAACCAAATATGTCAGTAAAGACCACAAAATACGACGTGGCTGTTCTTTAGAGATTTGACACACCTCAAAGAAAAATGTGTCCTTTCAGATGAAACCTGGCACAACTCAACCATGTGACCGTGAGCGCATAAATTCTTCCAATTTGTCCCACACCTCAAGCGCTGCAGCTCTATCCTGGTGCCTCTTGTTCTTGCTAATCTGCAGAGTCATCAAAGACAAGTACAATAAAGACATTTTCACTAGAGGAAAACAACATAATGAAACTCCTGGCTTGATCACAGTATCAGACAAGAACGAATAGCTCTGAGACTCTGAGTAAAAATATGCTCACCGATATAATTTTCACATTCCATTGCTTGACAATCTTAGCTGACTCCACACTATCATCCTCGAAACGCATATAGAATCCCAGAACTGCACAAGAAATTAGCACCCACAAAATTTCAGGATTTATGTTTCTCTTTCCATTTCATTCAGTTCAACAAGGTCACTATGGTTATGAGCCTGTAATCATATCTAAGAGCACCGATAGTTCATATTTAAAAGCCTGCAATCCTAATGCAAACGAAGATAtgaatcaaaagagtaaggtTCATACTGTACAAAAATCAGATTAAAACCCAGATAAGCCAAAAGGAACAAATGTACATTCCAATAGCCCAACCACacaatttcatgatcaatttAATACCAAACACAATTGAAGCAAAGAAAAACTTTCTCACTTTTATTGAAGATTTCCACATGGTCCTTGAAAGGCCAATCCTTGAACTGCCACTCCTTCCCCAACACGAAAACCGCCACCACCCTATCCCAATCCTCGGCCTTCAGCGCCGATGGCTTATCCCTCACCTCATACGCGGTCACAACCCTATCCCTACTGAACTTCTTCTGCACCGTAACACAGTCTGGCTTCGCCACCTTCACCTGCTTCATCTTCGCATCCGTCGGTATAAAAACTCCGTCCTCCAAAAACTCCTTCACATTATAAATCGTAATCAGCGTCTGCAACGCGCTCGGCACCAATATAATCGGCACCCCTTCCCCTGCCTTCCCCCCTTTCACCCCCATCTTCGCCCTAGGCGTCGAATcataccctaaccctaactccTCCCCAAACCCTCTCTCATCCCCCCTCATTAACCGATTCTTCGCCACCAACCCGTCCTTCCTCTGCTGCGAATCCGACCGCTgcctctcctcctctctcctcgcCGCGGCCTTCAAGACCTCGTAAAAATCCTTATTCTTGCACTCCAAAATCGCCTCCCGGTCCCTCACCGGCCTCTCCGCGGCCCTAATCATCTCTATGTAATTCTCAGACAACCCAACCCTAGAAACATCCTCATTGACGTCTAGCCCGGGGTCGAACCGGGGGTCGAGGCCGGGGTCCTCGGGGCGATATTCGGCAGCGGGGGCGGGGGAGAAGTTAGGGTTGACGTACTGGACGGCGTCGGAGGAGGAGACGTGGCCGAGGAGGTAGTCGAGGAGGGGCTTGCGGTCGATGAAGGAGACGGTGGGGACGGCGAGGGGCTTAATGTTCTTCATGTAGTCGGTGTACTTGAGGTGGCTGTGCTTGAGGAAGTGGATCAGGGTTTCGAGGGTGAAGAGGTGGCCTTGCTTGGAGCGGTAGGCGGTGGGGGCGGCGGCGGGGAAGGAGTAGTCGGAGCCGAAGCGGAAGTCGTCGTTGACGCGGACGATGCTGTCGAGGTCGTTGCGGATGGCGTAGTCCCGGAGGACGGAGAGGGGATCCATTGCTGCAGAGAGACAGAGCGCGCGGTGGTTTCAGTGAGAACTCAGGGGAAGAGAGAAGAGTGAGAGACCTTGGGATTTTGGCTCAGTGGTATTTCTCTTTGGTTAGAGACTCGAGTAGTGTAGTCGTGACTACGATCTGATGCAGCAGCGGTCGATGCGagaattccaaaaataaattagCTAAAATCCACCCTTTGAAAAACTAGAcgtcataaaaaaaatttagatgcATACTATTCTAATGCCCGTGAGAACGAAACAATTTAGCTAAAATCTTTCGATGTCAATGGACTTTTTGAAATTAACGGAAATAATTGGTCGTTTTCTTAAGAGAACTGAAGTAATTGCTTAACCCATTTGCTagaggtggcaaacgggcgggtttgggcgggttgaaacgggtcatGTGTTAAATATGGGcgggtcgaatatgggtcaaaaaTAAACGGGTTGGAACGGGTCGGGTTAAATGTGGGTCAGACCAAACCCAAACTcgcccgacccgacccgttttccttctttttttttccttttccccttcCCCCCTCCTTTCTCTGATTTGTCTCAATAAGAggattcaaaaaagtaaaattttatgattaaaactcaatttgtACGCTCCgcgtcaattttttgttgattattagTTCTATTcagagaagaatcgaaaaattaaaaaattatgatccaaacccaTCCGACCCGACCCATTCTACTTCCTTTTCTCCCTAAGCTAAAATATCCGGTATACCAACGCTGGCTTTGGGtgcatttggattaaaaattgagtgacttttttcttcttctttttaattttttttgtatttgtttattttgcgttaaacttttgtagtttattgattcatctcaatgagaggaatcaaaaaagtaaaaaattataatcgaaactcatgaatttttgaataaagacaaaataagtaaaaaaataatcttttttgtaaaaaaaaaaaactgagtttcgattaaaaaaaatttatttttttaattcctctcgacgaaacgaatcaataagttacaaaaatttaaagcaaaattaacaaatgcgaaatttttttgaataaagacaaaaaagaaaaatcattttgactTAACAATCAAAACCCACCTGAAGTCTTCTTCTCTGTCCTTTAACAAAAAATCTTATTTACAGACCATTCCGTAAAGAAGGGTTTATGAAGACCAATTGCGcacgtccaaagtgtttttggatgattcgaattgaaaatcaattatgaccggtaacaattaattgtgaccggtcataattgaaaacgaatctcagcaAATTAATTGCACGAATGGATGACTGAAAAGTTTAgtgcaaaattatcaaataaaaaaaaaaacccattttaaCTTGCCAAATCCAGATTTGTTTTAGTTTAGTTCTTTCCaaaagtcagagagagagagagagagagaaagagtggggATTTGCAAGGGAATCTAATTGAAGTGAATAAAGCAGACCGAATTTGGTCCCGTACAGGAAGTGATTTTGTGCAAAAATTGGTATTTTAGGTCTAATCCatattgaactcatttttaacccatctaaacccatataaatatgggtttatatgggtccaacccatatcaacccattatacaatatgggcgggttgggttgggttataagtggACGGATTTGGGCGGATTAAGAAATGTGGGTTGAGATTGCCACCTCTACCATTTGCCATCCCattttctctaaattttttgggttttcttttcatacttttgttcctctttttgaatttttattagattctaTTAATTATCCGTCTTgacgagagaagtctaaaaagtaaaatgtcATTAccaaacagcaaaaaaaaaaagaaattattaagacaaaaaaaataccgaacagctggtattgttaatttttttaccgaaaatcctattggtaccgacggtaccatagggaaaatgtaccgacggccaccggacggccgatccgagccgtccaaaaattttaaaaaacaaaaccgagtgggcctacgcgagaatcaatggcatccgaggtgtgtagggtacttgatccgagcacccctttttcgtctatatacatatagacgaaaaaggggtgctcggatcaagtaccctacacacctcggatgccattgattctcgcgtaggcccactcggttttgttttttaaaatttttggacggctcggatcggccgtccggtggccgtcggtacattttccctatggtaccgtcggtaccaatagcagtactctttttttaccgtcttatatgaatttttttagtttcgGTTCacattttttaccttttactgatttctcttgtcgagtcAGACcattaatcctaaaaattacgacgaaaaccTCAATAAAAgtttacaaaaagtaaaaaataccaaacaaaaaaatttaggaagaatGGGCTGACAGATGAACTTGATGGAGAAAACCAGCGTAGAAAGGAGAATCATAATAACTTCTCCGGACCACTATCTAccactatttttttattattaccatcattttttaataactcagaTGTTCAGACCAACTTATGCATATCTCGACTAATCTCGGGGGTTCAATCTCATCACTCACTTGCAAGGAACCCAATTAAAATCGGAACAAACCTCCATATTGATAGGCCCCAAAGAAATTGATCTGAGAGGTTCCAAACCTATGAACTTACAAAGGAATAAACTCTTAAATCTCAAGGCTTAACCATTAAGCCAACCCGTTGGGCTTTATTATTAGCACTAATGAATTCCTGGCGATTATATATCTAGCTATTGAATTCCGTAGCCTATTAACTGGCTAATTACAAAGAAAATTCCATTAATGAATTTCTTTGGATTATCACATACATattattttattgaaataaatcAAAGATCTCATTTAATTCTTCAAGTTGGTGCAATAGATTTTGTAAATTATAAGCAAAATACTATATTTTTTGCATAAGTTTTCATAGTGGACTAAAATTTTGAATGGAGGGATCATAtattatactccctctgttcctaaATAATAGTCCATTACGAAAAGACGTAtaatttttggacaaaaaaaataagcctcTTTTGTGCATcgttttctaaattttttgacacaaaattaaagaactattgcaatctttaatttggtgtcaagaaatttaaaaaaatgatgcacagaagtgctttattttttggtcCGACAGTTATACGTCTTTTCGTTGTGGATTATCAATTGGGAAGAGAGGGAatagtgtatatatattatatatacaaaatatataagATATTAGGTAGCAATATATATACATGCGTACGTTGCCGATGAGACATgcgattaccaaaaaaaatatctataaacaCTAGTGAATTTGTACTTCAATGGGTGGGGAACATATCTTAAGGGTTAGCTATCCATTTCATCGAaaatgtgtgtgtttttttttttttttacaactcagATGGCAGGATCAGCTTACGAGCATATCGAATAATTATGGGGATCCATTCCACCGTTCATTTGCGGGGAGACAAATTAAAACTGAAGCAAAGCTCCATATGGACTAGCCCCAAATGAGTTGATAACACTTGAGAagtttcgaacttgagaccttagGAGGAAGCAAACATCTATGTCTCAAGCCTTAACCACTAGAAAAACCCCtgggtttgaaaatgtaaatttgtaaatattgaagcaaaaaatttaataaagagaAAGCTTgtcaaaatattcaaagaattcaacaagTTGTGAACGATTTAAATTACCAAGGTtctatgtctttttttttcccctcaaaatCATCTATGCAGCTATGGCTGAACGTAGTGGTCGTTGAAGGATTTTGCTATCAAAGGAGTGACTGTTTGGTTATGGTTGCATGGGTAATTTGGGCAGTAGGCATTGCAAAATGTGTTGACATCATGATTTTCTGGTAAGAATCTGAC
Coding sequences:
- the LOC131324280 gene encoding non-specific lipid transfer protein GPI-anchored 5-like, yielding MARQAIGFGLVLVAVSVLWAGAAAQSSSSCTNALINMAPCLNYINGNSSNPPSGCCTQLSNVVESQPKCLCQALNGGGSLGITVNQTRALELPKVCKVETPSSSNCNGASPTGSSSGTPASPTTKTPTTSPSGTGSKAVPSTDSSSSPSDSSSTKMTVSLSFVLLFIASYFSTSTIC
- the LOC131324275 gene encoding protein CDC73 homolog → MDPLSVLRDYAIRNDLDSIVRVNDDFRFGSDYSFPAAAPTAYRSKQGHLFTLETLIHFLKHSHLKYTDYMKNIKPLAVPTVSFIDRKPLLDYLLGHVSSSDAVQYVNPNFSPAPAAEYRPEDPGLDPRFDPGLDVNEDVSRVGLSENYIEMIRAAERPVRDREAILECKNKDFYEVLKAAARREEERQRSDSQQRKDGLVAKNRLMRGDERGFGEELGLGYDSTPRAKMGVKGGKAGEGVPIILVPSALQTLITIYNVKEFLEDGVFIPTDAKMKQVKVAKPDCVTVQKKFSRDRVVTAYEVRDKPSALKAEDWDRVVAVFVLGKEWQFKDWPFKDHVEIFNKILGFYMRFEDDSVESAKIVKQWNVKIISISKNKRHQDRAAALEVWDKLEEFMRSRSHG